Proteins from a genomic interval of Oncorhynchus clarkii lewisi isolate Uvic-CL-2024 chromosome 13, UVic_Ocla_1.0, whole genome shotgun sequence:
- the LOC139423957 gene encoding hemoglobin embryonic subunit alpha-like, which translates to MSLSAKDKAIVKAFFGKVAGRAEDVGNEALSRTLVVYPQTKTYFSHWKDLSPGSAPVRKHGGTVMGGVLGAIEKIDDLSAGLLTLSELHAFMLRVDPANFKIFNHNMLVTLAMMFPDDFTPEVHVATDKFLAQLALALSEKYR; encoded by the exons ATGAGTCTCTCCGCTAAGGACAAGGCAATTGTCAAGGCCTTTTTTGGCAAGGTTGCCGGCAGGGCAGAGGATGTTGGCAACGAGGCACTTTCCAG GACGCTGGTGGTGTACCCCCAGACCAAGACATATTTCTCCCATTGGAAGGACCTGAGCCCCGGCTCTGCCCCTGTCAGGAAGCACGGTGGGACAGTCATGGGAGGTGTCCTGGGTGCCATTGAGAAGATTGACGACCTTAGTGCTGGTCTTCTTACCCTCAGCGAGTTGCACGCCTTCATGTTGAGAGTGGATCCTGCCAACTTCAAG ATCTTCAACCACAACATGCTGGTGACGCTGGCCATGATGTTCCCTGACGACTTCACCCCTGAGGTGCACGTGGCCACGGACAAGTTTCTGGCCCAGTTGGCCCTGGCTCTGTCTGAGAAGTACCGTTAG
- the LOC139364762 gene encoding KN motif and ankyrin repeat domain-containing protein 2-like: MAQVLHMDPSFPGGKLTPSAPPSLHGKEQEAPYSVETPYGYRLDLDFLKYVNDIEKGNTIKKVPGQRRPRYGSLPRGYGYTGSWWTSTESLCSNTSQDSRQSSFSYCAPGYHPHSSHSQRPSFSTARVEKTLLDARRKLEEEKEGAPRRFSSTLGSMHNSMAGSTTSLSSAHSYNRTHGGGTGSFTPMSSGMSTPVSPTPAHLQHVREQMAVALRKIRELEEQVKTIPVLQVKISVLQEEKRQLSVQLKSQKFLGHTLGFGRVGRPRGELYIDIPEEEVSSGAEATTRVAAGPLSPTTPTSPEGSRPQADSGCEIEDTVIVGGARPAGQREVRTIGVGPEEARGSQQVDVGIGVKEQDLGLVPETEALKSQVGQLEGQLKRTMQELQAAQQQVQAAQRERQALAPQANHSVRATSLSWQEQQGHSLQTVVSFTQQPHHRAQRTVGIQVYTLEQPATVVGVGTLLRAEGCSSPSLPPGGTVLEGTHRGHAQALGPEDAAVELPIAISSKQVREVLRSELSTSVPVTNPAIAIDTIGNQMALLHLKEGETPQHTAINTVQSQEDPSKLAAAASPQTTLRSIMKHKAEGEPGSSSTKKNLQFTGVNGGYESTSSDDSSSESSEESDASEYHETTEKLPEAPKSAAGQHQQAAAVPVSSTRLEHATPLPTTTVQPPACQPASEQSTSQSATISIGLQHVSTLSPTLNTAVQQCASDSTPTETTYPSPANDCVRQGSIVQSSVPDPIPQECTSINTSTEPTTPEQCTIQSAATCSAPPKPPRCQPEATNPEVKQGVTQSNTTDVTVQLDAIKSQTTDLAPQHWATQSSATEQSTQQRIVQSSASTPAPGNTPSAAGAANQETRLEFSESLVASLHALQKALGEPNAFSQQAARTAYTTVLQEWLRVSCHKAADTAMVRAYMDTFSSVSPQLLKFVVNMADGNGNTALHYTVSHSNFPVVKLLLDTGLCNADKQNKAGYTAIMLTALAAFHSDSDLHTVLQLLRTGDVNAKASQAGQTALMLAVSHGRGDMVRALLSCGAQVNIRDDDGSTALMCACEHGHVDIVRQLLSVPGCDVTLTDNDGSSALSIALEASQNDIAVLLYAHLNFAKPPSPVSPKSPLLGSSPPSGETK, encoded by the exons ATGGCTCAGGTGCTGCACATGGACCCCAGCTTCCCAGGAG GGAAGCTTACCCCGTCCGCTCCCCCCTCCCTGCATGGGAAGGAGCAGGAGGCGCCCTACTCTGTGGAGACCCCCTACGGCTACCGCCTGGACCTAGACTTCCTCAAGTATGTCAACGACATTGAGAAGGGCAACACCATCAAGAAGGTGCCCGGTCAGCGCCGGCCCCGCTACGGGTCTCTCCCCCGGGGGTACGGCTACACAGGCTCCTGGTGGACGTCCACAGAGTCCCTGTGCTCCAACACCAGCCAGGACAGTCGCCAATCATCCTTCTCCTACTGCGCCCCAGGCTACCACCCACACAGCTCCCACTCCCAGAGGCCCAGCTTCAGCACGGCCCGGGTGGAGAAGACCCTGCTGGACGCCCGCAGGAAgttggaggaagagaaagaagggGCCCCCAGGAGGTTCTCCAGCACACTGGGTAGCATGCACAACAGCATGGCCGGATCCACCACCTCCCTGAGCAGCGCCCACAGCTACAATCGCACCCATGGAGGAGGAACGGGCTCCTTCACCCCCATGAGCTCCGGCATGTCCACGCCTGTGTCGCCCACCCCGGCCCACCTGCAGCATGTGAGAGAGCAGATGGCGGTGGCTCTCAGGAAGATCcgggagctggaggagcaggtgaAGACCATCCCCGTGCTCCAGGTGAAGATCTCTGTGCTGCAGGAGGAGAAGAGGCAGCTAAGCGTCCAGCTGAAGAGCCAGAAGTTTCTGGGACACACCCTTGGCTTTGGCAGAGTGGGCCGGCCCCGAGGGGAGCTCTACATCGACATCCCAGAGGAGGAGGTGAGCTCTGGAGCTGAAGCCACCACGAGGGTTGCAGCAGGGCCTCTGtcccccaccacccccaccagtcCTGAGGGCTCCAGGCCGCAGGCAGACTCAGGCTGTGAGATTGAGGACACAGTGATCGTGGGTGGAGCGCGGCCGGCTGGGCAGAGGGAAGTGCGTACCATTGGGGTGGGACCAGAGGAGGCGAGGGGCAGCCAGCAGGTGGATGTGGGCATTGGGGTGAAGGAGCAGGACCTGGGGCTGGTGCCGGAGACAGAGGCCCTGAAGAGCCAGGTGGGCCAGCTGGAGGGCCAGCTGAAGAGGACGATGCAGGAGCTGCAGGCTGCCCAGCAGCAGGTGCAGGCAGCTCAGAGGGAGAGGCAGGCTCTGGCACCCCAGGCAAACCACTCGGTCAGGGCCACCAGTCTGAGCTGGCAGGAGCAGCAGGGACACAGCCTGCAAACGGTAGTCAGCTTTACCCAGCAGCCCCATCACCGGGCGCAGAGAACTGTGGGAATCCAGGTGTACACGCTGGAGCAACCAGCCACTGTGGTGGGGGTGGGCACGTTGCTCCGAGCAGAGGGGTGcagctccccctccctccctccaggtggTACAGTCCTGGAGGGAACCCACAGAGGACATGCACAGGCCCTGGGCCCAGAGG ATGCAGCTGTTGAGCTGCCCATCGCCATCTCCTCCAAACAGGTCCGAGAGGTCCTAAGAAGTGAACTGTCCACCTCTGTGCCTGTCACTAATCCTGCCATCGCCATTGATACCATTGGTAATCAGATGGCTTTGCTGCATCTGAAGGAAGGAGAGACACCCCAGCACACTGCCATAAACACCGTCCAGTCTCAAGAAGACCCATCAAAGCTAG CTGCAGCAGCCTCTCCCCAGACCACCCTGAGGTCCATTATGAAACATAAGGCAGAAGGAGAACCTGGCTCCTCATCCACCAAGAAGAACCTGCAGTTCACTGGAGTCAATGGAGG gtatgagtCCACCTCCTCAGACGACAGTAGCAGTGAGAGTTCAGAGGAGAGTGATGCCAGTGAATATCATGAGACCACAGAGAAACTCCCAGAAGCACCAAAGTCTGCAGCGGGACAGCACCAGCAAGCAGCAGCAGTCCCAGTCTCCTCCACAAGGCTAGAGCATGCCACCCCGCTCCCAACCACCACCGTCCAACCACCAGCCTGTCAACCTGCCTCTGAGCAGAGCACCAGCCAATCAGCAACCATAAGTATAGGACTGCAGCATGTATCCACCTTATCACCAACCTTGAACACTGCCGTGCAGCAATGTGCCTCTGACTCTACCCCCACTGAGACTACCTACCCATCTCCAGCCAATGACTGTGTCCGTCAGGGGAGTATTGTCCAATCATCGGTCCCAGACCCTATCCCTCAGGAGTGTACCTCCATAAATACTAGCACTGAACCCACTACACCTGAGCAGTGCACCATCCAATCAGCAGCTACCTGTTCTGCACCCCCCAAGCCACCCAGATGCCAACCAGAAGCCACTAACCCGGAAGTAAAGCAGGGTGTCACCCAATCAAATACCACTGATGTCACCGTTCAGCTAGATGCAATCAAATCACAAACTACTGACCTCGCCCCTCAGCATTGGGCTACCCAATCGTCAGCTACTGAACAAAGCACCCAGCAGAGGATAGTCCAATCATCAGCCTCGACACCAGCACCTGGAAACACCCCAAGTGCTGCTGGAGCAGCCAATCAAGAAACCAG ACTGGAGTTCAGTGAGAGCCTGGTGGCATCTCTCCATGCCCTGCAGAAAGCCCTGGGTGAACCAAATGCTTTCAGTCAGCAAGCAGCA AGGACAGCCTACACCACGGTGCTCCAGGAGTGGCTTCGTGTGTCCTGTCACAAGGCAGCTGACACTGCCATGGTCAGGGCCTATATGGATACCTTCTCCTCCGTCTCCCCACAGCTGCTGAAGTTTGTGGTCAATATGGCCGACGGCAACGGCAACACGGCCCTGCACTACACCGTCTCCCACTCCAACTTCCCTGTGGTCAAGCTGCTTTTGGACACTG GCCTGTGCAACGCTGACAAGCAGAACAAGGCCGGGTACACAGCCATCatgctgacagctctggctgcctTCCACTCTGACAGTGACCTTCACACTGTCCTGCAGCTGCTGCGCACAGGGGACGTGAACGCCAAAGCCAGCCAG GCGGGTCAGACGGCGTTGATGCTGGCAGTGAGTCACGGGCGAGGGGACATGGTACGGGCGCTGCTCTCCTGCGGGGCACAGGTCAACATCCGCGACGACGACGGCTCCACGGCGCTCATGTGTGCCTGCGAGCACGGCCATGTCGACATCGTGCGTCAGCTGCTGTCTGTGCCAGGGTGTGATGTCACCCTCACTGATAAC gatgGCAGTTCAGCCCTGTCCATAGCCCTGGAGGCCAGTCAGAATGACATCGCTGTGCTTCTCTACGCTCACCTCAACTTCGCCAAGCCTCCTTCCCCT GTATCACCAAAGTCTCCTCTTTTGggatcctctcccccctctggtgAAACAAAGTGA